The window AAAGATCATAACAATAAAGCCCGGACAGCGGGCAAGTTTAATGGTACATCCAGCAGATGTGGAAGGGGTTCCTCCAATAAGGAGTCATTAACACCAGCTCAGTCCAGTCATCAGTCAGGTGGTGGGTCTTCCTTCAGACGTACTCAGAGTTATGGAAACCAGTCTCGCCAAAATCAGAAttttaggacatcatcctcacatagCCAGAGTCATGCTGAGCAACATTCATAACAACAAGGTCTTTGTGGAACATAACATTCAGGTCAGTGCAAGTTTGGGTTTCACAGTTGCTATCATTGTGGAGATAGTGGTCATATAAAGGCAAACTAACCAAAGTTGCAACATAATTTCAGTGGGGGATCAACTCATCCTTCTAGTTCCTCAGCAACTACAATTACACCACCTCAGGCTCGTGGTTCTCATAATCAGGCGGGGCATGGAGCAGGCTGAGGTGCAGATCGAGTTACTCAGGGAGGGTACAACCCCGTTGTTTGCTACACTTGATCATCAGAGTGTAGAGGCATCTGGAGAAGTTATTACAGGCATACTTCTAGTCTGCTCACATAATGCTTATGCCATAATTGATCCAAGTTCAACATTTTTGTACgtgactccatactttgcaattaacctcGGGCTAGAACCTTAACAACTTAGTGAGCCATTCCTAGTATCTACTCTAGTTGGCAAGTCAGTGGAAACCACAAGAGTCTATAGAGGTTATATAGTTTCAGTCCAAGGTCGCAGCACCGAGGCCAACCTcattgagttagaaatggtggatttcgatgtgatcataggtatggattggttgtcttcctGCTATGCCATGTTAGATTTTCGTGCCAAGATAGtcaggttccaatttccaaatgaagaagtcttagagtggaagggtatTTCAGCATCACTTctaggtaagtttatttcttaccttaaggcacaaCGAATGATCGGCAAGGGGCGCCTTGCCTATTTGGCTCACATCATTAATGCAGAATTAGAACTACCAGCTCTTCAATCTATGCCAGTTGTTATAGAAATTCCAAAAGCTTTCCCATATGACCTTCCCGGAATTCCTCCCGAAAGAATCATAGACTTTGGCATTGATCGCATGTCAAGCACTCAGCCCAGATCTATACCTCCTCATAGGATGGCTCCAGCAGAACTTAATGAGTTGAGAGAACAGTTAAAAGACCTCTTTGACAAGGGCTTAATCAGGCCAAGTGTTTCACCATGGGGGTGCCCCGGtcctgtttgtcaagaagaaagatAGATCTCTCAGAATATGCgtcgactatcggcagttgaataaagttatcattaagaacaagtacccactaccaaggattgatgatttatttgatcaacttcagggtgcaaagtacttttcaaagatagacttatGGTCAGGGTACCATCAATTGAGAATCAGAGAAGAAGATA is drawn from Nicotiana tabacum cultivar K326 chromosome 9, ASM71507v2, whole genome shotgun sequence and contains these coding sequences:
- the LOC142164021 gene encoding uncharacterized protein LOC142164021 — translated: MDWLSSCYAMLDFRAKIVRFQFPNEEVLEWKGISASLLGKFISYLKAQRMIGKGRLAYLAHIINAELELPALQSMPVVIEIPKAFPYDLPGIPPERIIDFGIDRMSSTQPRSIPPHRMAPAELNELREQLKDLFDKGLIRPSVSPWGCPGPVCQEER